In a single window of the Luteibacter rhizovicinus DSM 16549 genome:
- a CDS encoding glycosyltransferase family 4 protein, whose translation MSLTTTLARQNRGHDVWIAVNGAMPEAVGTIRDMFSGIVAADRIVAWESLAPTASMWPENRSRGLVAERLRESFLESLDPDVILTASMVDGFVDSVVTSVPANSRALQVAILFDLIPLAMPEAYLVKEGQSAWYMRKVDHLARCDLLLGISESACGEAVRMLRASPERVVNISAAVSGEFRKLPGSLSAAAVGNKHGIGKPFVMYAGGFDPRKNLVALVHAYAALPRAIRAGHQLVMVGNIDTKEFDELTEARDACGMAKDELVFTGFVSDAELIRLYNTCALYVFPSTHEGFGLPALEAMSCGAVVIGASTTSLPEVIGANEALFDPASVPDITAKLAEGLTDEAFRQRMREHAAVQAARFSWESSADRAWTAIESAYGRKSADRSESNVRRVAEGARVAVLTTSAVTPDELAGVLGYVPANVDIFCRSRTAIAGEMPGGWRLHALGAFDPPSFDHIVVKVDDAADAHDLLRAVARCPATLLMTSGHPSSVYRALAESDPPLLAAMLYRWGGYRALDVMGALGPDRFDALPAAVLAFGDPAWCSSGESAERQVACSALIDELVAMPGVAEWPAAETLRLATAISANTPPASSLKSLYVDISHLVTEDAKTGIQRVVRHIVAELLATPPDGYRVEPVYIQPDGVFRYARSYCVNRFHPGVVLPDDSPVDFRPGDTFLGLDLAAHLVPYLRDTYVRMRSRGVDIHFVVYDLLPLFRPDCFDEAGLPTFRLWYEAIAELAEGIICISRTVADEFKQWLPQAMPMRGRPVRIGWFHLGADLVPTAEADDVEGVLPFDLGGKPSFLMVGTIEPRKGHAQTLAAFEALWARGHDVNLVLIGKPGWRVESLVTRLRDHAEIGKHLFWLDRADDAQLIAMYQTASALLAPSEGEGFGLPLIEAAQYGRPIIARDLPVFEEVAGEHAFYFSGVQPEPMADAIERWLGLFATGDEPRSTGLPWLTWRDSARQLAEVAVGGRWYESWMPGAVRHFVASDYRAQSTTGELVRGQRIAIGTSGLLYATPTFAVSAGEYQLRVMGSRDGDSGSAWVDVEAHGGAWRLASSELTAGEGAIGNIDIRIPEDVRDLRIRIMVNGGATIVFGSIELSPAA comes from the coding sequence TTGTCCTTGACCACCACCCTTGCCCGGCAGAATCGGGGGCACGATGTGTGGATCGCGGTCAACGGAGCGATGCCCGAGGCCGTGGGCACGATACGCGACATGTTTTCGGGGATTGTCGCGGCGGACCGCATCGTAGCGTGGGAAAGCCTCGCGCCGACGGCGTCGATGTGGCCGGAGAATCGTAGCCGCGGGCTGGTTGCCGAACGTCTGCGCGAGAGCTTCCTGGAGTCCCTGGATCCGGATGTGATCCTTACGGCGAGCATGGTCGATGGCTTCGTGGACTCGGTCGTCACTTCCGTGCCGGCGAATTCGCGTGCGTTGCAGGTAGCGATCCTCTTCGATCTGATTCCGCTGGCCATGCCCGAGGCTTATCTGGTCAAGGAAGGGCAGTCGGCCTGGTACATGCGCAAGGTCGATCACCTCGCGCGTTGCGATCTTCTGCTGGGTATTTCCGAGTCGGCGTGCGGTGAGGCCGTTCGGATGCTCCGCGCATCGCCCGAACGCGTCGTCAACATCTCCGCGGCCGTGAGCGGCGAATTCCGAAAGCTGCCGGGATCCCTGAGCGCCGCCGCCGTTGGAAACAAGCACGGCATCGGCAAACCCTTCGTCATGTATGCGGGTGGATTCGATCCCCGGAAGAACCTGGTTGCGCTGGTTCATGCCTATGCCGCTCTTCCGCGGGCGATTCGCGCGGGGCATCAGTTGGTGATGGTCGGCAATATCGACACCAAGGAGTTCGACGAACTCACCGAAGCGCGTGACGCATGTGGTATGGCGAAGGACGAACTTGTCTTCACCGGATTTGTTTCCGATGCGGAGTTGATCCGTCTTTACAACACCTGTGCGCTCTATGTTTTTCCGTCGACCCACGAAGGTTTCGGCTTGCCGGCCCTGGAAGCGATGTCCTGCGGCGCGGTGGTGATTGGCGCCTCGACGACCAGCCTGCCTGAGGTCATTGGCGCCAACGAGGCCTTGTTCGATCCCGCCAGTGTTCCCGATATCACGGCGAAGCTCGCCGAGGGTCTGACCGACGAGGCGTTCCGGCAGCGCATGCGGGAACACGCCGCCGTGCAGGCAGCCCGCTTTTCGTGGGAATCGTCCGCCGATCGCGCGTGGACCGCCATCGAGTCGGCATACGGACGCAAGTCGGCCGATCGAAGCGAATCGAACGTTCGTCGCGTTGCCGAAGGGGCACGAGTCGCCGTGCTCACCACGTCCGCCGTGACCCCAGACGAGCTTGCGGGTGTCCTTGGGTATGTCCCGGCGAACGTCGACATCTTTTGCAGGAGCCGTACCGCGATTGCTGGTGAAATGCCCGGTGGATGGCGTCTGCACGCGTTGGGCGCGTTCGACCCGCCGTCGTTCGACCACATCGTGGTGAAAGTCGACGACGCCGCCGACGCGCATGACCTGCTGCGTGCCGTCGCGCGTTGCCCGGCGACTTTGCTCATGACGTCCGGGCACCCTTCGTCGGTATATCGTGCCCTGGCGGAATCCGATCCGCCCCTTCTCGCAGCCATGTTGTATCGCTGGGGTGGCTATCGCGCGCTCGACGTCATGGGCGCCCTTGGTCCGGACCGCTTCGACGCGCTACCGGCCGCCGTACTCGCCTTCGGCGACCCCGCGTGGTGTTCTTCGGGTGAGTCCGCGGAACGGCAAGTGGCCTGCTCGGCACTCATCGACGAGCTGGTGGCTATGCCGGGTGTTGCGGAGTGGCCCGCTGCTGAAACGCTGCGCCTTGCCACGGCGATCTCGGCCAACACGCCGCCGGCATCGTCGCTGAAATCGCTCTATGTCGACATCTCGCACCTGGTGACAGAGGACGCCAAGACAGGTATCCAGCGCGTCGTCCGGCACATCGTCGCCGAATTGCTGGCGACGCCTCCGGACGGGTATCGGGTCGAACCCGTGTATATCCAGCCCGATGGCGTCTTTCGCTACGCGCGGTCGTATTGCGTCAACCGGTTCCATCCGGGCGTCGTATTGCCGGACGATTCACCGGTCGACTTCCGGCCTGGGGATACCTTCCTTGGGTTGGACCTGGCGGCGCACCTGGTGCCTTACCTCAGAGATACCTACGTCCGCATGCGTAGCCGGGGCGTGGATATCCATTTCGTGGTCTACGACCTCCTGCCCCTGTTTCGTCCCGACTGCTTCGACGAAGCGGGACTGCCGACATTCCGCCTCTGGTATGAGGCGATTGCCGAGCTTGCCGAGGGCATCATCTGCATCTCGAGGACCGTGGCTGACGAGTTCAAACAATGGCTGCCGCAGGCCATGCCCATGCGAGGGCGGCCGGTGCGCATCGGATGGTTCCACCTGGGCGCTGACCTGGTTCCGACAGCCGAAGCCGACGATGTCGAGGGCGTGTTGCCTTTCGATCTGGGCGGCAAGCCAAGCTTTCTCATGGTCGGCACGATCGAGCCGCGCAAGGGACATGCGCAGACCCTGGCGGCATTCGAGGCCTTATGGGCCCGGGGCCACGACGTCAACCTGGTCCTCATCGGAAAGCCGGGCTGGCGGGTGGAGTCATTGGTGACTCGCCTGCGCGACCATGCCGAGATTGGAAAGCACCTGTTCTGGCTGGATCGGGCAGACGATGCCCAGCTCATTGCCATGTACCAGACGGCATCCGCCCTTCTGGCGCCATCCGAAGGCGAAGGATTCGGCTTGCCTCTCATCGAGGCGGCACAGTACGGTCGACCGATCATCGCCCGCGATCTGCCTGTGTTCGAGGAAGTCGCGGGGGAGCATGCGTTCTACTTCTCCGGCGTCCAGCCGGAACCGATGGCGGATGCGATCGAGCGGTGGCTCGGGCTTTTCGCTACGGGCGACGAGCCGCGGTCGACCGGATTGCCGTGGCTTACCTGGCGTGACAGCGCGCGGCAGCTCGCCGAGGTTGCGGTGGGTGGGCGCTGGTACGAGTCCTGGATGCCTGGCGCCGTCCGGCATTTCGTGGCGTCGGACTATCGGGCACAGTCGACCACCGGCGAGCTCGTCAGAGGGCAGCGCATCGCCATAGGCACGTCGGGACTGCTGTATGCCACGCCGACCTTCGCTGTCTCCGCCGGCGAGTATCAGTTACGCGTCATGGGTTCCCGTGATGGCGATAGCGGATCCGCCTGGGTCGATGTCGAAGCCCATGGCGGTGCCTGGAGGCTCGCTTCCTCGGAACTGACGGCGGGCGAGGGGGCTATCGGTAACATCGATATTCGCATTCCCGAGGATGTCCGCGATTTGCGAATCAGGATCATGGTCAACGGGGGCGCGACGATCGTCTTCGGAAGCATTGAATTATCGCCGGCCGCTTAG
- the gmd gene encoding GDP-mannose 4,6-dehydratase encodes MKTALITGISGQDGAYLAELLLEKGYRVYGTYRRTSSVNFWRIEELGIQNHPNLELVEFDLTDGGSAIRLLQATGATEVYNLAAQSFVGVSFDQPATTAAITGVGALHMLEAIRIVNPKIRFYQASTSEMFGKVQAVPQKEDTPFYPRSPYGVAKLYAHWMTVNYRESYGIFGSSGILFNHESPLRGREFVTRKITDSVAKIKLGKLDVLELGNLDAKRDWGFAKEYVEGMWRMLQADEPDTFVLATNRTETVRDFVTLAFAAVDIDIDWKGSEEDETGTCRKTGKLLVKINPKFYRPAEVELLIGDPAKAFEKLGWKPETTLENLCKMMVEADLRRNERDASF; translated from the coding sequence ATGAAGACAGCATTGATCACCGGAATTTCTGGCCAGGACGGCGCCTACCTGGCGGAGTTGCTCCTTGAAAAGGGCTACCGCGTCTACGGGACCTATCGGCGCACGAGTTCGGTCAACTTCTGGCGTATCGAAGAGCTGGGCATCCAGAATCACCCGAATCTCGAGCTGGTTGAGTTCGATCTGACTGACGGTGGCTCGGCGATCCGCCTCCTCCAGGCCACGGGTGCGACCGAGGTCTACAACCTGGCGGCACAGAGCTTCGTCGGCGTTTCCTTCGACCAGCCGGCGACCACGGCGGCGATCACGGGCGTTGGCGCGCTGCACATGCTCGAAGCCATCCGCATCGTCAATCCGAAGATCCGCTTCTATCAGGCGTCCACGTCGGAAATGTTCGGCAAGGTGCAGGCCGTTCCCCAGAAGGAAGATACGCCGTTCTACCCGCGTAGCCCGTATGGCGTGGCCAAGCTCTACGCCCACTGGATGACGGTGAACTACCGCGAGTCCTACGGCATCTTCGGTTCCAGTGGCATCCTCTTCAATCACGAGTCGCCGCTGCGTGGCCGTGAGTTCGTCACCCGGAAGATCACGGACTCGGTAGCCAAGATCAAGCTTGGCAAGCTCGACGTTCTCGAGCTGGGCAACCTGGATGCAAAGCGCGACTGGGGCTTTGCCAAGGAATACGTCGAAGGCATGTGGCGCATGCTGCAGGCGGACGAGCCGGACACCTTCGTGCTCGCCACCAACCGCACCGAGACCGTGCGTGACTTCGTGACGCTTGCGTTTGCCGCTGTCGATATCGACATCGACTGGAAGGGCAGCGAAGAGGACGAGACCGGCACCTGCCGCAAGACCGGCAAGCTGCTCGTGAAAATCAACCCGAAGTTCTACCGTCCGGCGGAAGTCGAGCTGCTTATCGGCGATCCCGCCAAGGCGTTCGAAAAGCTTGGCTGGAAGCCCGAGACCACGCTCGAGAACCTCTGCAAGATGATGGTGGAAGCCGACCTGCGCCGGAACGAACGTGACGCCTCGTTCTGA
- a CDS encoding NAD-dependent epimerase/dehydratase family protein, producing MTPRSEGAPGRVLVTGHKGFTGHYVVAALRAAGYQVLGLVEQPENLEAPSVNLLDRTAVARAVADARPDAVIHLAAIAFVAHGDADEMYRTNVVGTRHLMEALAALPKAPGAVLLASSANVYGNSDVELLSESVEPSPANDYAVSKLAMEYMAKLWSDRLPIVLARPFNYTGVGQADNFLLPKIVSHFQRGERVIELGNIDVARDFQDVRFVADAYVRLLSSNAAGQTVNLCSGTSVSLMQVIGMMQEIAGYEIEVRVNPAFVRGNEVARLTGDNRRLQSLVGPLDIIPLRTTLEWMFANPLPAR from the coding sequence GTGACGCCTCGTTCTGAGGGTGCGCCCGGCCGGGTTCTCGTCACCGGCCATAAGGGCTTCACGGGGCATTACGTGGTCGCCGCGCTTCGCGCGGCGGGTTACCAGGTTCTCGGGCTGGTTGAACAGCCAGAGAATCTCGAGGCGCCGTCGGTCAATCTGCTTGATCGCACGGCGGTTGCACGCGCCGTCGCTGACGCGCGACCGGATGCGGTCATTCACCTCGCCGCCATCGCCTTCGTCGCGCATGGCGACGCCGACGAGATGTACCGCACGAACGTCGTCGGTACGCGTCACCTGATGGAAGCGCTGGCCGCCTTGCCCAAGGCCCCCGGTGCGGTATTGCTGGCCAGCAGTGCCAACGTCTACGGCAACAGCGATGTCGAACTGCTGAGCGAGTCGGTCGAACCGTCGCCAGCGAATGATTACGCCGTCAGCAAGCTTGCCATGGAATACATGGCGAAACTCTGGTCCGATCGTCTTCCCATCGTCCTTGCAAGGCCTTTCAACTACACGGGCGTGGGGCAGGCGGATAATTTCCTGCTTCCAAAGATCGTCTCGCACTTCCAGCGCGGCGAGCGTGTCATCGAACTGGGCAATATCGATGTCGCGCGTGACTTCCAGGACGTCCGCTTCGTCGCCGACGCCTACGTCCGCCTGTTGTCGTCGAACGCCGCCGGCCAGACCGTCAACCTGTGCTCGGGTACCTCAGTCTCGCTGATGCAGGTCATCGGCATGATGCAGGAAATCGCCGGGTACGAGATCGAGGTCCGGGTGAATCCTGCCTTCGTACGCGGGAACGAGGTGGCTCGCCTCACCGGCGACAATCGGCGCCTGCAGTCGCTCGTCGGACCGCTCGATATCATCCCGCTGCGCACCACGCTCGAGTGGATGTTCGCCAATCCTTTGCCGGCGCGCTGA
- a CDS encoding phosphomannomutase — protein sequence MKCFKAYDIRGRVPDELNADIAYRIGRAFARTVGEGEVVVGFDIRLDSPTFAAEVARGLVDEGRGVIDIGLCGTEEVYFQTAHRGVAGGIMVTASHNPIDYNGMKLVREGARPISGDTGLREIERMVEENAFGEAGPTRGSVRVDHDKSAYIAHLLSYIDVPALRPLKIVVNAGNGGAGAIVDLLEPYLPFTFVRVNHEPDGTFPNGIPNPLLPENRDATAKAVIASGADLGIAWDGDFDRCFLFDAQGGFIEGYYIVGLLAAQLLEKHPGSKIIHDPRLTWNTVDMVAAAGGMAVESKTGHAFIKERMRSEDAVYGGEMSAHHYFRDFAYCDSGMIPWLLVAERIGKTGTSLTDMLVERMAAYPCSGEINFRVDDAPTTVARIVDHYRAAAESIEHIDGVSMSFGNWRFNLRSSNTEPLLRLNVEARGDTHLMESRTAELRSLIGGKPA from the coding sequence ATGAAGTGCTTCAAGGCTTACGACATCCGCGGCCGGGTCCCGGACGAGCTCAATGCCGACATTGCCTACCGCATCGGTCGCGCGTTCGCGCGCACGGTGGGCGAGGGCGAGGTGGTCGTTGGATTTGACATCCGTCTGGATAGCCCGACGTTCGCGGCTGAAGTGGCTCGCGGCCTCGTTGACGAAGGTCGGGGTGTGATCGACATTGGCCTGTGCGGCACGGAAGAAGTCTACTTCCAGACCGCGCACCGAGGCGTTGCCGGCGGCATCATGGTCACCGCCAGCCACAACCCGATCGACTACAACGGCATGAAGCTGGTGCGCGAAGGCGCGCGTCCGATCAGTGGCGACACCGGTCTTCGTGAGATCGAACGGATGGTTGAAGAGAACGCGTTCGGCGAGGCGGGCCCGACCCGCGGCTCCGTGCGCGTAGACCATGACAAATCGGCCTACATCGCTCACTTGCTGAGCTACATCGACGTGCCGGCCCTGCGCCCGCTGAAGATCGTGGTTAACGCGGGCAATGGTGGCGCCGGGGCAATCGTGGACCTGCTCGAGCCGTATCTACCGTTCACCTTCGTCCGCGTGAATCACGAGCCGGACGGTACCTTCCCCAACGGCATTCCCAATCCGCTCCTTCCAGAGAATCGCGATGCCACGGCGAAGGCCGTGATCGCTTCTGGCGCCGACCTTGGCATCGCGTGGGACGGTGACTTTGACCGTTGTTTCCTGTTCGATGCGCAGGGCGGCTTCATCGAGGGTTACTACATCGTTGGCCTGCTCGCCGCGCAGTTGCTCGAGAAGCACCCGGGTTCGAAGATCATCCACGACCCGCGTCTGACCTGGAACACGGTCGACATGGTGGCCGCCGCCGGCGGTATGGCGGTGGAGAGCAAGACCGGCCATGCGTTCATCAAGGAGCGTATGCGCTCCGAGGACGCCGTTTACGGCGGCGAGATGAGTGCGCACCATTACTTCCGCGACTTCGCCTATTGCGACTCGGGCATGATCCCCTGGTTGCTCGTGGCGGAGCGTATCGGCAAGACCGGCACGTCGCTGACCGACATGCTGGTGGAGCGGATGGCTGCGTATCCGTGCAGCGGCGAGATCAACTTCCGTGTCGACGATGCCCCGACGACCGTGGCGCGCATCGTGGATCACTACAGGGCGGCGGCGGAGAGCATCGAGCATATCGATGGTGTCAGCATGTCGTTCGGGAACTGGCGTTTCAATCTGCGCTCGTCGAATACCGAGCCGCTGCTTCGTCTGAATGTCGAGGCGCGCGGTGATACCCATCTGATGGAGTCTCGTACTGCGGAGCTGCGGTCTCTCATTGGCGGTAAGCCCGCTTGA
- a CDS encoding FkbM family methyltransferase, with protein sequence MEASVEIAGTPFLLRSDDIYLEAIGSVFEPDMIALFRCFAKGTVLDIGANIGCTALAFSSMAATVHAFEPSPTTYELLRLNTAVAPNVIPHNYGLGAKNGSFELTFAPNNRSGGYISDKLKASVGHTVERIALRKLDRMVRSLKLRAVDFIKIDVEGFEGSVIKGGARTIRRFKPVVALELNHWCLNAFQRTSVPDFLDTLRSVFPILYAVHGNTYQNLYDTDESYTVMHRHIVMMKYPTIVGAFHRHQLDVFEKSFIHAPAA encoded by the coding sequence ATGGAAGCTAGCGTCGAAATCGCCGGTACACCTTTCTTGCTGCGGTCCGATGATATTTACCTCGAGGCTATCGGCTCTGTTTTTGAGCCGGACATGATTGCGCTTTTTCGTTGCTTCGCAAAAGGCACTGTCCTGGATATCGGGGCCAACATCGGCTGTACCGCTCTCGCGTTTTCATCGATGGCTGCGACGGTGCATGCGTTTGAGCCGTCGCCAACGACATACGAGTTGTTGCGATTGAACACCGCCGTCGCCCCGAACGTCATTCCGCATAATTACGGTCTTGGCGCGAAGAATGGGTCATTCGAACTTACGTTTGCCCCAAATAATCGGTCGGGTGGTTATATTTCCGACAAGCTGAAGGCAAGTGTTGGTCATACGGTAGAGCGTATAGCGCTGAGGAAGTTAGACCGCATGGTCCGGTCACTGAAACTTCGCGCCGTCGATTTCATCAAAATTGATGTTGAAGGCTTCGAAGGCAGCGTCATCAAGGGCGGGGCGAGGACGATCAGGAGGTTCAAGCCAGTCGTGGCGTTAGAGCTGAACCACTGGTGCCTGAATGCATTTCAGCGCACATCGGTCCCTGATTTTCTGGATACGTTACGTTCTGTGTTTCCAATCCTATATGCCGTACACGGCAATACGTATCAGAACCTCTACGATACAGACGAAAGCTATACGGTCATGCATCGGCACATAGTCATGATGAAGTATCCAACCATCGTCGGCGCTTTCCATCGACATCAGTTGGACGTCTTCGAGAAATCATTCATTCATGCACCGGCGGCGTAA
- a CDS encoding mannose-1-phosphate guanylyltransferase/mannose-6-phosphate isomerase codes for MIVPVILSGGSGTRLWPLSRKNRPKQFLALVGDTTLFQQTVERTRKLGGAEAPVVVCSEDHRFTVAEQLQELGVAGSSILLEPAARNTAPAIALAAMQARRKDADAILLVLPADHLIGDESSFVDAVERAVPLATQDWLVTFGIRPEAAETGFGYIKRAEAVSNDGFKVAQFVEKPDAATAARYVESGDFDWNSGMFLFKASRYLEELEKHSPAIHAATTKVFETAQPDLDFVRFDKAAMVEVPDDSIDYAVMEKTDRAAVVPVSCCWSDIGSWSALWDASNKDADGNATNGDVITLDTRNTLVRTHDRHMVATIGLDDIVVVTTPDATLVASRDSVQHVKKVVDQLSSAGRGEHLAHRQVHRPWGSYDSIDMGERFQVKRIVVKPGSVLSLQMHHHRAEHWIVVSGTAEVTCGEKVFLLTENQSTYIPLGVTHRLRNVGKVPLELIEVQSGSYLGEDDIVRFEDVYGRT; via the coding sequence ATGATTGTCCCAGTCATTCTCAGCGGCGGAAGCGGCACTCGCCTCTGGCCTCTCTCCCGCAAGAACCGCCCCAAGCAGTTTCTGGCCCTTGTCGGTGACACCACCCTGTTCCAGCAGACCGTCGAGCGCACCAGGAAGCTGGGCGGGGCCGAGGCCCCGGTCGTCGTGTGCAGCGAAGACCACCGCTTTACCGTTGCCGAGCAGCTCCAGGAGCTTGGCGTGGCCGGTTCGTCGATCCTGCTCGAACCCGCCGCCCGCAATACGGCGCCGGCCATCGCTCTTGCCGCGATGCAGGCGCGGCGGAAGGACGCCGACGCCATTCTCCTGGTGCTACCGGCGGATCACCTCATCGGCGACGAGAGCAGCTTCGTCGACGCGGTCGAACGCGCCGTGCCATTGGCCACGCAAGACTGGCTCGTGACGTTCGGTATCCGCCCCGAGGCAGCCGAAACCGGCTTTGGCTACATCAAGCGCGCGGAAGCCGTTTCCAACGATGGCTTCAAGGTGGCTCAGTTCGTCGAAAAGCCCGACGCCGCAACAGCGGCAAGGTACGTCGAGAGCGGTGATTTCGACTGGAACTCGGGGATGTTCCTGTTCAAGGCTTCCCGTTACCTTGAGGAACTTGAGAAACACTCCCCAGCGATCCATGCGGCCACTACCAAGGTGTTCGAAACGGCACAGCCCGACCTGGACTTCGTTCGCTTCGATAAGGCCGCCATGGTCGAGGTGCCGGACGACTCTATCGATTACGCGGTGATGGAGAAGACCGATCGTGCCGCTGTGGTGCCGGTCAGCTGCTGCTGGAGTGACATTGGCTCCTGGTCCGCTCTTTGGGACGCGTCCAATAAAGACGCCGACGGCAATGCCACCAATGGCGACGTTATCACGCTGGACACCCGCAATACCCTCGTCCGCACTCACGATCGACACATGGTGGCGACAATCGGCCTCGATGACATAGTTGTCGTCACTACGCCGGATGCGACCCTGGTCGCCTCTCGCGACAGCGTTCAGCACGTCAAGAAGGTCGTCGACCAGCTCAGCAGTGCGGGTCGTGGCGAACACCTGGCCCATCGCCAGGTCCATCGTCCTTGGGGAAGCTACGACTCGATCGACATGGGTGAGAGGTTTCAGGTGAAGCGTATCGTTGTCAAGCCAGGGTCCGTCCTCAGCTTGCAGATGCATCACCATCGCGCGGAGCACTGGATTGTCGTCTCGGGCACCGCCGAAGTGACCTGCGGTGAGAAGGTATTCCTCCTCACTGAGAATCAAAGCACCTATATTCCGCTTGGTGTAACACATCGCCTGCGTAACGTAGGAAAAGTGCCGCTAGAGCTTATCGAGGTCCAGTCGGGCAGTTACCTCGGCGAAGATGACATCGTGCGATTCGAGGATGTGTACGGCCGCACCTGA
- a CDS encoding class I SAM-dependent methyltransferase: MNQSLRATFSDLEQMVQFPSGHTADSLKRYLGSFSLDGAPAAELENYLNEDFLRFVHTLGLVPDAHGRLLEIGANPYFTTILLRKFRDFEIQCTNYFGIEGGGSRQVCKSGETGEEFAFDFMNNNVDKEDIPFDGNFDVVLFCEVIEHLVSDPIGALRRIKDKLAPGGALILTTPNVNRLENIAKMMAGQNMYDPISGYGVYGRHNREYNKHELFLMLDHLGFDLEVLFSSDVHENHSNLYYPIAGLANQILATPNRGYDLGQYIFLRARNNRPAKPGKPRWLYRSYPEADLCD, encoded by the coding sequence ATGAATCAATCGCTTCGCGCCACGTTTTCCGATCTCGAGCAAATGGTTCAGTTCCCATCGGGACACACAGCAGACTCCTTGAAGCGTTATCTAGGTTCGTTCTCACTCGATGGCGCGCCCGCCGCCGAGCTCGAAAACTATCTGAATGAAGATTTTCTGCGGTTTGTCCACACGCTAGGACTTGTTCCCGACGCACATGGACGCCTCCTCGAAATCGGCGCCAACCCCTACTTCACCACGATTCTTCTAAGAAAATTCCGCGACTTCGAAATCCAGTGCACTAACTACTTTGGCATCGAAGGAGGCGGCTCTCGCCAGGTTTGTAAGAGTGGAGAGACAGGCGAAGAGTTCGCCTTCGATTTCATGAACAATAATGTCGATAAAGAAGACATTCCATTCGATGGGAACTTCGATGTCGTTCTTTTTTGTGAGGTCATCGAACACCTCGTTTCAGATCCCATCGGCGCGCTCCGGCGAATCAAGGACAAACTCGCTCCTGGAGGCGCCCTGATTCTAACGACGCCTAACGTGAATCGGCTGGAGAACATAGCCAAGATGATGGCCGGCCAGAACATGTATGACCCGATTTCCGGCTACGGCGTCTATGGCCGCCACAATCGCGAGTACAACAAGCACGAACTGTTTCTGATGCTTGACCATCTCGGATTCGACTTGGAGGTGCTTTTCTCGTCGGACGTTCACGAGAACCACTCAAACCTGTACTACCCGATCGCAGGGCTCGCCAACCAGATCCTGGCCACCCCCAATCGCGGCTACGACCTAGGGCAGTACATTTTCCTGCGGGCGCGGAACAACCGTCCGGCGAAGCCCGGAAAGCCCCGCTGGCTGTATCGCAGCTATCCCGAAGCTGATCTCTGCGACTGA